The genomic DNA GGCTCCGCGGAGTCCCCGGTCATCGTGAGCTCGGTGAACTGGAGCAGCGTCACGTCGCTGAGCTCCACCAGCACCGAGCGGACGCGCTCCAAGGCGGTGGGCTATCTGTCGATTCCCGCCGTGGGCAGCCGCTGCACCGCGTGGCTGGTGGCCAATGACAAGGTGGTGACCAACAACCACTGCATCGGCAGCAGTTCGCAGGCGGCGGGCGCCAGGGTGTCCTTCAACTACGAGGACGGCGTCGCCTCGGCCAACCGCATCTGGTACGACTGCTCCACCTTCGTGAAGACGTGGACGGCCGAGGACATGACGGTCATCCAGTGCAAGGCCGTCAACGGCACCCTCCCCGGCCAGGTGTACGGCAAGCTGACGGTGGCCAGCGGCAACGCCACCAACGGCTCGGCCATGTACGTCGTCCACCAGAACTGCGACTACAACGCCACCCCGAGCTGCACGCCGACGAAGAAGTACTCGCCGGGCTCGGTCCTCAACACCAACTGGAGCAGCAACGAGCTGTCCTACAACGCGGACACGCTGGGCGGCTCGTCGGGCTCGCCGGTGCTGGGCGGCGCGGGCTCCACCTACGCGCACCAGGTGATCGGCCTGCACCACGTGGGCGTCGGCTCCAACTACAGCAGCAGCGCCTACAACGCGGGCGTCGAGGCCTCCGCCATCAAGGCCCGCCTCGCGGAGATCGGCCTGTAGTCCCGGGTCTCCCCCACGCTCGAAGCACGGGAACGGCGGCTCCTCTCGGGGGCCGCCGTTTCGCTTTTCCCCCTCCCCGTGCCTGCCCCTCCGGGCAGGACTCCGTCGGACGCAAGGCTTGCGCTCCCTCCCCACCTCTCGGAAGAGTTTGCACGCGGACATCCCCCTTCACATGCGGCTCCCCTGG from Archangium lipolyticum includes the following:
- a CDS encoding trypsin-like serine peptidase, yielding MNLKIARAFLVVGLTGCGVAELPPDVPDAESVGSAESPVIVSSVNWSSVTSLSSTSTERTRSKAVGYLSIPAVGSRCTAWLVANDKVVTNNHCIGSSSQAAGARVSFNYEDGVASANRIWYDCSTFVKTWTAEDMTVIQCKAVNGTLPGQVYGKLTVASGNATNGSAMYVVHQNCDYNATPSCTPTKKYSPGSVLNTNWSSNELSYNADTLGGSSGSPVLGGAGSTYAHQVIGLHHVGVGSNYSSSAYNAGVEASAIKARLAEIGL